Genomic DNA from Candidatus Delongbacteria bacterium:
TTTTATTCTGATATAATAATTGACTTAATCAAAAATGACATATCTTTATTAAGCTATCATACTGCGTATGACATGGAACTCAATGGAGTAAGCTGGGCTTTTGGAGAGGCGTTTGGGTTGCAAAATATGAGACCCCTCGTTTCTTTGAAAAAGCTTAGAGGTAAAGACTTTATTGAAAATTATAAATTATCTGTATTTACACCTAAAGATCATAGTGAAAACATCAAAAATGCTTTGAATCTTGCAGGTGCAGGTGTTCAGGCAAATTACGATTACTGTTTTTTTCAGTCAAGTGGAGTGGGGAATTTTAGACCACTCAAAAATTCGAATCCATTTATTGGAAGTGAGGGTCACATTGAATCAGTTGATGAAGTAAAGGTAGAAACCATTGTAAGTTCATGGAAACTGAAGAAGGTTATAAATGAGTTGATTAAAGCTCATCCCTACGAAGAGGTGGCTTATGACATTGTTCCATTGCTTAATTATACAGATAATTATGGTTTAGGTGTTGTGGGCGAGTTAACAAAAGATTTCACTCTAGAACAGTTCTGTGATTTATTAAAGTCAATTACCGGTATGAAAACTATTAAAATAGGACGATTTGAGAGA
This window encodes:
- a CDS encoding Nif3-like dinuclear metal center hexameric protein, which codes for MKVKNIKEIIESLIEPELKLENDPVGLLIGSLEKDVSKILISLDITPAIAKEAVLKKVDLIITHHPLFYKPISRIVEGEFYSDIIIDLIKNDISLLSYHTAYDMELNGVSWAFGEAFGLQNMRPLVSLKKLRGKDFIENYKLSVFTPKDHSENIKNALNLAGAGVQANYDYCFFQSSGVGNFRPLKNSNPFIGSEGHIESVDEVKVETIVSSWKLKKVINELIKAHPYEEVAYDIVPLLNYTDNYGLGVVGELTKDFTLEQFCDLLKSITGMKTIKIGRFERKTTIKTVALLGGSGAGFWKDAVNKKADIFLTSDISHHQFLEASLKINIAEITHHISEKFAIKKLSLYLKEKIKNLQIELSEMDNDPITEI